From Flavipsychrobacter sp., a single genomic window includes:
- the murA gene encoding UDP-N-acetylglucosamine 1-carboxyvinyltransferase has protein sequence MSAFEIIGGNTLSGTITPQGAKNEALQVLCAALLTKEPITYTNVPDIHDVNTLIDVLADIGVTVSRPAPNTVVLEASNINGDYFSDPSFKDKAGRLRGAVMLAGPMLARNKKAHIPQPGGDKIGRRRLDTHIHGFEKLGVKASYDVEQNLFTLDGSSTHGNTILLAEPSVTGTANIIMAAVLTEGVTTIYNAACEPYLQQLCRMLNNMGAKIDGIGSNMLKIEGVSSLSGCEHRMLADMIEVGSFIGLAAMTQSELTIKDADVEHLGIIPETFETLGIQLEIKGNDIYIPKQESYRIKTFIDGSVLTIYDHPWPGFTPDLISIVLVVATQAKGTVLVHQKMFESRLFFVDKLIDMGAQIVLCDPHRAVVIGLNRQVPLRGITMVSPDIRAGVALLIAALSAKGKSTIQNIMQIDRGYERIDERLNALGANIKRVD, from the coding sequence ATGAGTGCTTTTGAAATAATAGGAGGCAATACACTTAGCGGGACAATAACACCTCAAGGTGCAAAGAACGAGGCACTACAAGTGCTATGTGCAGCATTGCTTACCAAAGAACCTATTACTTACACCAATGTACCTGATATACATGATGTAAATACGTTAATTGATGTTTTAGCAGACATTGGTGTTACTGTTAGCAGACCTGCTCCTAATACGGTCGTACTTGAAGCTAGCAACATTAATGGCGACTACTTTAGCGACCCCAGCTTTAAAGATAAAGCAGGAAGGCTACGTGGTGCTGTAATGCTGGCTGGCCCTATGTTGGCAAGAAATAAAAAAGCTCACATCCCTCAACCCGGTGGCGATAAGATAGGTAGACGAAGATTGGATACACATATACACGGCTTTGAAAAGTTGGGTGTAAAAGCTAGTTACGATGTAGAGCAAAACCTCTTTACACTAGATGGCAGCTCTACGCATGGCAATACGATCTTACTTGCAGAACCATCTGTAACAGGTACTGCCAATATTATCATGGCAGCTGTCCTCACTGAAGGAGTTACGACCATATACAATGCCGCTTGTGAGCCATATCTACAACAGCTTTGCCGTATGCTCAACAACATGGGCGCAAAGATAGATGGCATAGGCTCTAACATGTTGAAAATTGAAGGGGTATCCTCCCTTAGTGGCTGTGAACACAGAATGCTTGCAGACATGATCGAAGTTGGTTCTTTCATCGGCCTTGCCGCTATGACACAGAGCGAACTAACTATTAAAGATGCGGATGTTGAGCATTTGGGTATTATCCCCGAAACCTTTGAGACATTAGGCATACAACTGGAAATAAAAGGCAACGACATCTATATCCCCAAGCAGGAGTCTTACCGTATTAAAACCTTTATCGACGGTTCTGTTCTGACCATATACGACCACCCTTGGCCTGGCTTTACTCCCGATCTTATCAGTATAGTTTTAGTAGTAGCCACACAAGCAAAAGGCACCGTATTAGTACATCAAAAAATGTTTGAAAGCCGCTTGTTCTTCGTCGATAAATTAATCGATATGGGCGCACAGATAGTACTATGCGACCCACACCGTGCTGTAGTTATTGGCCTAAACAGACAGGTTCCGTTAAGAGGCATTACGATGGTATCGCCTGATATACGTGCAGGTGTTGCTTTGTTAATTGCTGCGCTTTCGGCCAAGGGCAAAAGCACGATACAAAACATCATGCAAATAGACCGTGGCTACGAACGTATTGATGAACGTTTAAATGCATTA
- a CDS encoding DUF4290 domain-containing protein has protein sequence MEYNTTRSQMLMPEYGRNVQRMIEHLMTIEDRDKRLKSAAAIVELMGTLNPSLKTVEDYEHKLWDHLYLITDFKLDVEGPYPKPSKEQMMRKPDPIPYPQSKISHRHFGKNLKQFIALAMEEQDDEKRQSMTQQIGYYMKLAYINWHREPVHDDMIKNELSVLTKGKLIYEPGGYKVYFDNNRNNYKNRRNNNNNKGGGRNYGGKNKKYNKNRNNR, from the coding sequence ATGGAATATAATACTACGCGCAGCCAAATGCTGATGCCTGAATATGGTAGAAACGTGCAGCGAATGATAGAGCACTTGATGACTATCGAAGATCGTGATAAAAGACTTAAAAGCGCTGCAGCTATTGTGGAGCTAATGGGTACACTAAACCCCTCTTTAAAAACCGTTGAAGACTATGAGCACAAGTTGTGGGATCACTTATACTTAATTACAGACTTCAAACTAGATGTAGAAGGGCCTTACCCTAAGCCATCAAAAGAGCAGATGATGCGTAAGCCCGACCCTATTCCTTACCCTCAAAGCAAAATATCTCATCGCCACTTCGGTAAAAACCTAAAGCAATTCATTGCTTTAGCTATGGAAGAGCAAGACGATGAAAAAAGGCAAAGCATGACCCAGCAAATAGGCTATTACATGAAGCTTGCCTATATCAACTGGCATAGAGAGCCTGTACACGACGACATGATCAAAAATGAATTGTCGGTACTTACAAAAGGCAAACTCATTTATGAACCTGGAGGGTATAAAGTATACTTTGACAACAATAGGAACAATTACAAAAACCGTCGCAACAATAATAACAACAAAGGTGGTGGACGTAACTATGGTGGCAAAAACAAAAAGTATAACAAAAACAGAAATAATAGATAA
- a CDS encoding SDR family oxidoreductase yields MLALSLKGKRALIAGSTQGIGFACARELASLGADCVLIARNETKLKEAVAALPANDGQQHSYLVADFSKPDEVKQVATDFVAQNPIHILINNSGGPPAGMIAAAEVASFYAAFEQHLICNHILTTAVMESMKAAEYGRIINIISTSVKIPLKGLGVSNTIRGAVASWSKTMSNELAPFGITVNNVLPGATLTGRLSSIIDNKAAKTGVETDEVEKNMLAEIPAKRFGKPEEVAAVVAFLATPAAAYVNGVSIPVDGGRTGSI; encoded by the coding sequence ATGTTAGCATTGAGTCTTAAAGGTAAAAGAGCATTGATAGCAGGCAGTACACAAGGTATTGGGTTTGCCTGTGCAAGAGAGCTGGCTAGTTTGGGTGCCGATTGTGTACTGATAGCCCGTAATGAAACAAAGCTGAAAGAAGCCGTTGCCGCTTTGCCGGCAAATGATGGGCAGCAACACAGTTATTTAGTAGCAGACTTTTCAAAGCCCGATGAGGTGAAACAGGTAGCTACAGATTTTGTGGCTCAAAATCCAATACATATCCTTATCAACAACAGTGGTGGACCTCCTGCAGGTATGATAGCTGCGGCAGAAGTAGCCTCATTCTATGCAGCTTTTGAACAGCACCTTATTTGCAATCATATACTGACAACCGCAGTAATGGAAAGTATGAAAGCCGCAGAGTATGGAAGGATCATTAATATCATTTCTACTTCTGTTAAGATCCCATTGAAGGGGTTAGGAGTTTCGAATACAATAAGAGGAGCTGTTGCTTCATGGTCTAAAACCATGTCTAACGAGTTGGCGCCATTTGGCATAACGGTGAACAATGTTTTGCCAGGTGCAACACTTACAGGGCGCTTATCATCAATAATCGATAATAAAGCTGCTAAAACAGGCGTAGAAACAGATGAGGTTGAAAAAAATATGTTGGCAGAAATACCTGCCAAACGCTTTGGTAAGCCTGAAGAAGTAGCTGCCGTAGTGGCCTTTTTGGCAACCCCTGCAGCTGCCTATGTAAATGGGGTAAGTATACCTGTTGATGGTGGTAGAACAGGCTCTATATAA
- a CDS encoding c-type cytochrome — protein sequence MALIIALFACSVSAVAQPDGKALFQSKCATCHHPLNDATGPALQGVDGRVPSKEWLYDWVNNSAKVIASGDKYANDVFNTWGKTAMTGFPELSHEDIDAIVVYVNSVKPAGPEPGPGDTTAAAPASDNTWLYSMITVVLLLLMIILWRVNSGLRRVAHEKEGIPVQKEIPFYRNKVFIAIALVLLFIGVGYTLVNGALGLGRQKGYMPEQPIFYSHKVHAGINQINCQYCHAGAEKSKHAMVPSTNVCMNCHKQIKEYTGADTYPLFTAEGEEVDGTAEIQKLYKHAGWDPATKTYKTDAEGNILATPIKWTKIHNLPDHVYFNHSQHVAVGKVACQRCHGPIQDMDEVKQFAPLTMGWCINCHRQTEVKFAENDYYSIYEKYHEEMKSGERTSVTVNDIGGTECQKCHY from the coding sequence ATGGCGCTAATTATAGCGTTATTTGCGTGTAGTGTATCTGCTGTAGCCCAGCCTGATGGTAAAGCACTATTTCAGTCGAAATGTGCCACATGTCACCATCCGCTTAACGATGCCACTGGTCCTGCCTTGCAAGGTGTGGACGGACGTGTGCCAAGCAAAGAGTGGTTATACGATTGGGTAAACAATTCAGCTAAGGTTATCGCTAGTGGCGATAAATATGCTAACGATGTCTTCAATACTTGGGGAAAAACAGCGATGACTGGTTTCCCAGAGTTGTCTCACGAAGATATCGATGCCATTGTTGTTTATGTAAACAGTGTTAAGCCTGCAGGGCCTGAGCCAGGACCTGGTGACACTACTGCTGCTGCACCTGCTAGCGACAATACATGGTTGTATTCAATGATAACAGTAGTGCTGTTGTTATTGATGATCATTCTTTGGCGTGTCAACAGCGGCTTGCGTCGTGTTGCTCATGAGAAAGAAGGCATTCCTGTACAAAAAGAAATTCCATTCTACCGTAACAAAGTATTCATTGCAATTGCTTTAGTACTACTGTTCATCGGTGTAGGTTATACTTTAGTGAACGGTGCATTGGGTCTAGGTCGTCAGAAAGGTTATATGCCAGAGCAGCCTATCTTCTACTCGCACAAAGTACACGCTGGTATCAACCAAATTAACTGTCAATATTGCCACGCAGGTGCTGAAAAGAGTAAGCATGCTATGGTACCATCTACAAATGTGTGTATGAACTGTCACAAGCAGATCAAAGAATACACAGGTGCAGATACATATCCATTATTTACTGCAGAAGGAGAAGAGGTTGACGGTACTGCTGAGATCCAAAAGCTATACAAACATGCTGGTTGGGATCCTGCAACTAAAACTTACAAAACAGATGCTGAAGGTAACATCTTAGCAACACCAATAAAGTGGACTAAGATTCACAATCTACCAGATCACGTTTACTTCAACCACTCTCAGCACGTAGCTGTAGGTAAGGTGGCTTGTCAACGTTGTCACGGCCCGATACAAGATATGGATGAGGTGAAGCAATTCGCTCCATTGACAATGGGTTGGTGTATCAACTGCCACCGTCAAACAGAGGTGAAGTTTGCAGAGAATGATTACTACTCTATCTACGAGAAGTATCATGAAGAGATGAAGTCTGGAGAGCGTACAAGTGTAACAGTTAATGATATTGGTGGAACAGAGTGTCAAAAGTGTCACTACTAA
- a CDS encoding TAT-variant-translocated molybdopterin oxidoreductase has product MSQKKYWKGLEELQATAAHKEVVDNEFKEELPLDLSDDLLGANTPRRDFLKFLGFSTAAAALAASCEMPVRKVIPYAIKPEEIVPGVPNYYASTFVDGGDYCPVVIKTRDGRPIKLEGNELSSITEGATSARVQASVLNLYDKARLRKPYADGKEATFEAIDRSIKEGLQNNSGEAYILTSTILSPTTKEAVKRFIAAYPNAKHITYDAISYSGMLLANEACYGKRTLPSYHFNKAKTIVGLGADFLGTWLAPVEFTKQYAKGRKVSAANPTMSKHYQVEATHTITGAAADKRATCKPSQMGAVAVALYNAVVNGAAPALASDNLNKLVANAAADLKKGNGLVVCGSNDVHIQTVVNAINDKVGANGTIVNWAVTSNYKQGIDSDMVALTEAMNAGKVGALMMQGVNPVYDYYNSEQFAAGLKKVPVSISFADRMDETASACKYIVPDHNFLESWGDAEPKTGYYSLMQPGIAPLFKTRAFQDSLLTWAGSSESYGDLWKAWWTNKLGGQSNFDKALQDGVVEPAGDMAMGAASFSGNVDAAISNISSRKAVDGVELVVYPKISIGQGGAWSNNPWLQEMPDPITKATWDNYVCVSPERAKNMDAELTSITEVVDKKLVVKVEANGKSVELPIVVVPGMNNDVIAIAVGYGRSEGVGMAARSGVDKFGDEIGGKNAYPFVAYNGTTFDYASKATIEKTEKTYRVAITQTHHSYEGRPIIHEYTLDEFSKDPKALLNERKEELAHYTTLPWEHDEHGAAHGGDAHGAKPEHSKAPMAHKPAAYWEDDFRKNGTLYPVYESPGIHWGMSIDLSSCIGCGACVMGCQAENNVSVVGKTHVLKAQEMHWIRIDRYFSGQPEDPDSVQTVFQPMMCQHCDNAPCENVCPVSATNHSSEGLNQMAYNRCIGTKYCANNCPYKVRHFNWMDWNGADCFDDNLYEDYRRDGMNDDLTRMVLNPDVTVRSRGVMEKCSFCVQRLQDAKLTAKKAGRPMKDGEARTACQQACPSDSIVFGNVNDKNSEIYKLRRKNQEERVFYVLEPLHTLPNINYLSKIRNTDEIIAGNEDKDKMMNPIVF; this is encoded by the coding sequence ATGAGTCAGAAAAAATATTGGAAGGGTTTGGAAGAACTGCAGGCTACTGCAGCACACAAAGAGGTTGTCGATAATGAGTTTAAAGAGGAATTGCCTCTAGACCTTAGCGATGATTTATTAGGTGCCAATACTCCTCGTCGCGACTTTTTAAAGTTCTTAGGCTTCAGTACCGCTGCTGCTGCATTGGCTGCTAGCTGTGAGATGCCAGTACGTAAGGTGATCCCTTACGCTATTAAGCCTGAAGAAATCGTTCCTGGTGTTCCTAATTACTATGCATCAACATTTGTTGATGGTGGCGATTATTGCCCTGTAGTTATTAAAACACGTGATGGACGTCCTATAAAACTAGAAGGTAACGAGTTGTCTTCTATAACTGAGGGTGCTACCTCTGCAAGAGTGCAAGCGTCTGTGTTGAATCTTTATGATAAAGCACGTTTGCGTAAGCCATACGCGGATGGGAAAGAAGCTACATTTGAGGCTATTGACCGTAGCATCAAAGAAGGCTTGCAAAATAATAGCGGTGAGGCCTATATACTGACCTCAACAATATTAAGCCCTACTACTAAAGAGGCTGTTAAACGTTTTATCGCTGCATATCCTAACGCGAAGCACATCACTTATGATGCTATTTCGTATTCAGGTATGTTATTGGCTAATGAGGCTTGCTATGGTAAGCGTACATTGCCTTCATATCATTTCAACAAAGCAAAAACAATAGTGGGTCTTGGTGCTGATTTCTTAGGCACTTGGTTGGCTCCTGTTGAGTTTACTAAACAATACGCTAAAGGCCGTAAGGTAAGTGCTGCTAACCCGACAATGTCGAAGCACTACCAAGTAGAAGCTACGCACACTATCACAGGTGCTGCGGCTGATAAAAGAGCTACTTGCAAACCATCTCAAATGGGTGCTGTAGCTGTTGCGTTATATAATGCTGTAGTAAATGGTGCAGCTCCGGCTTTAGCTAGCGATAATCTAAACAAGCTCGTTGCTAATGCTGCTGCTGACCTTAAGAAAGGTAATGGTCTAGTTGTTTGTGGTTCAAACGATGTGCACATACAAACTGTTGTTAATGCTATTAACGACAAAGTAGGTGCTAATGGAACTATAGTTAACTGGGCAGTAACTAGTAACTACAAACAAGGTATCGACTCTGACATGGTAGCGCTTACTGAAGCGATGAATGCAGGTAAAGTAGGTGCTTTGATGATGCAAGGTGTAAACCCTGTATATGATTATTACAATAGTGAGCAGTTTGCTGCTGGCTTGAAGAAAGTTCCTGTATCGATTTCATTTGCAGATCGTATGGACGAAACAGCTTCAGCTTGTAAGTACATTGTTCCTGATCATAATTTCTTAGAGAGCTGGGGTGATGCTGAGCCGAAAACAGGTTACTATAGCTTGATGCAGCCAGGTATTGCACCATTATTTAAGACACGTGCCTTCCAAGACAGCTTGCTTACATGGGCAGGTTCTTCTGAGTCTTACGGAGATCTTTGGAAAGCATGGTGGACTAACAAACTAGGTGGTCAAAGCAACTTTGATAAAGCATTACAAGATGGTGTTGTAGAGCCAGCAGGCGATATGGCAATGGGAGCTGCAAGCTTTAGTGGAAATGTAGATGCAGCAATTAGCAATATCTCTTCAAGAAAAGCTGTAGACGGTGTTGAACTAGTAGTATATCCTAAGATATCTATTGGTCAAGGTGGTGCATGGAGTAACAACCCTTGGTTGCAAGAAATGCCTGATCCGATCACTAAAGCTACTTGGGACAACTATGTATGTGTATCTCCGGAGAGAGCTAAAAACATGGATGCCGAGCTTACTTCTATCACAGAGGTAGTAGATAAGAAGCTAGTAGTGAAGGTAGAAGCTAATGGTAAGTCAGTAGAGCTACCAATAGTTGTAGTGCCGGGTATGAATAATGATGTTATTGCTATAGCAGTAGGATATGGTAGAAGTGAGGGTGTAGGTATGGCTGCTCGTAGCGGTGTAGATAAGTTTGGTGACGAAATAGGTGGTAAGAATGCTTATCCATTCGTTGCGTATAACGGTACTACATTCGATTATGCATCGAAAGCAACAATTGAGAAAACAGAAAAAACTTATCGTGTAGCTATTACACAAACTCACCATAGTTATGAAGGTCGTCCGATCATTCATGAATATACACTAGATGAGTTCAGTAAAGATCCTAAAGCGCTGTTGAATGAGCGTAAGGAAGAGCTAGCACACTATACCACATTACCTTGGGAGCATGATGAGCATGGTGCAGCACACGGCGGAGACGCGCATGGTGCTAAACCTGAACATAGTAAAGCTCCTATGGCGCACAAACCAGCTGCGTATTGGGAAGATGATTTCCGTAAAAACGGAACATTATACCCTGTATATGAGTCTCCTGGTATCCACTGGGGTATGTCTATCGACTTGAGTAGCTGTATTGGTTGTGGTGCTTGTGTGATGGGTTGCCAAGCAGAGAACAACGTTTCTGTAGTAGGTAAAACACACGTATTGAAAGCGCAGGAGATGCACTGGATACGTATCGACCGTTACTTCAGCGGACAGCCTGAAGATCCGGATAGCGTACAGACTGTATTCCAGCCTATGATGTGTCAGCACTGTGACAACGCTCCTTGTGAGAACGTTTGTCCGGTATCGGCAACCAACCATAGTAGTGAAGGTTTGAACCAAATGGCTTATAACCGTTGTATCGGTACTAAATATTGCGCGAACAACTGTCCTTACAAAGTACGTCACTTCAACTGGATGGACTGGAATGGTGCAGACTGCTTCGATGACAACTTGTATGAAGACTACCGTCGTGATGGTATGAACGATGACCTAACTCGTATGGTATTGAACCCAGACGTGACTGTTCGTAGCCGTGGTGTGATGGAGAAATGTAGCTTCTGTGTACAGCGTTTACAAGATGCTAAGCTAACTGCTAAGAAAGCTGGTCGCCCAATGAAAGATGGTGAGGCTAGAACTGCTTGTCAGCAAGCTTGTCCTTCTGATAGTATTGTATTTGGTAACGTGAATGATAAGAATAGTGAGATATACAAACTAAGAAGAAAGAACCAAGAAGAGCGTGTGTTCTATGTATTAGAGCCACTACATACATTACCAAACATCAACTACTTATCTAAGATCCGTAATACGGATGAGATAATAGCTGGTAATGAGGACAAAGATAAAATGATGAACCCTATAGTATTCTAA
- the nrfD gene encoding NrfD/PsrC family molybdoenzyme membrane anchor subunit codes for MHLKYESSVREPLVDGNKTYSQVTEDIISPIEKKPGRMWYVGFFFSLILLGFGIFSVFWEVYYGIGVWGINRTVGWGWDITNFVWWVGIGHAGTLISAILLLFRQGWRTGVNRAAEAMTIFAVMCAGQFPIFHMGRVWDGFFVLPYPNGRGPLWPNFNSALLWDVFAISTYFTVSLLFWYSGLIPDFATVRDRAKTKFRKRMYGLASFGWTGTAKNWQRQEALALVLAGLSTPLVLSVHTIVSFDFATSVIPGWHTTIFPPYFVAGAIFSGFAMVQTLLIITRKILGLEEYITIGHIEAMNKVIVLTGSIVGVAYLTELFIAWYSGVQYEQSAFHWRIFGPYWWSYWAMMTCNVVSPQLFWFKKLRRNIPFTFFMSIIVNIGMWFERFVIIVTSLYRDYLPGSWTYYSPTWPELGFYLGTFGLFFTCYFLFAKYFPVIAVAEIKFVLKTSGDNYKREMAKEDEKSIEQFVEEQNHH; via the coding sequence ATGCATTTAAAGTACGAATCGTCTGTAAGAGAACCACTGGTAGATGGGAATAAAACCTATAGCCAAGTAACCGAAGATATCATCAGCCCGATTGAGAAAAAACCGGGTCGTATGTGGTATGTTGGTTTCTTCTTCTCATTGATTCTCCTCGGTTTCGGTATTTTCTCAGTGTTCTGGGAGGTTTACTATGGTATTGGTGTTTGGGGTATTAACCGCACTGTAGGTTGGGGATGGGATATCACCAACTTCGTATGGTGGGTTGGTATCGGTCATGCTGGTACACTAATTTCGGCAATCCTACTACTATTCCGTCAAGGTTGGCGTACTGGGGTGAACAGAGCTGCAGAGGCAATGACAATATTTGCCGTAATGTGTGCTGGTCAGTTCCCGATATTCCACATGGGCCGTGTATGGGATGGTTTCTTTGTACTGCCTTACCCGAATGGTCGTGGTCCTCTATGGCCTAACTTTAACTCGGCACTACTTTGGGACGTATTTGCGATCTCTACATACTTCACGGTATCATTACTATTCTGGTACTCTGGTCTAATACCTGACTTTGCAACAGTACGTGACCGCGCTAAAACTAAGTTCCGTAAGCGTATGTATGGTTTAGCTTCTTTTGGCTGGACTGGTACTGCAAAAAACTGGCAACGTCAAGAAGCATTAGCACTTGTATTGGCAGGTTTGAGTACACCGCTAGTACTTTCAGTACACACTATCGTATCGTTTGACTTTGCTACATCAGTAATACCTGGTTGGCACACTACCATCTTCCCGCCATACTTCGTTGCGGGTGCGATCTTCTCTGGTTTCGCGATGGTACAAACACTATTAATTATTACTCGTAAGATCTTAGGTCTTGAAGAATATATCACTATCGGTCACATTGAAGCAATGAACAAAGTAATTGTACTTACAGGTTCTATTGTTGGTGTGGCATACCTAACAGAGCTATTCATAGCATGGTATAGTGGCGTTCAGTATGAGCAATCTGCATTCCACTGGAGAATCTTTGGACCATATTGGTGGAGCTATTGGGCGATGATGACTTGTAACGTGGTTTCTCCACAGTTGTTCTGGTTCAAGAAGCTACGTCGTAATATTCCATTCACGTTCTTCATGTCTATCATTGTGAACATAGGTATGTGGTTTGAACGTTTTGTAATTATCGTTACTTCATTGTATCGTGATTACTTACCAGGTAGCTGGACTTACTACAGCCCAACATGGCCGGAGTTAGGTTTCTACCTAGGTACATTTGGTTTGTTCTTTACATGTTACTTCTTATTTGCTAAATACTTCCCTGTTATTGCAGTTGCTGAGATCAAGTTCGTATTGAAAACTTCAGGTGACAACTATAAGAGAGAAATGGCGAAAGAAGATGAGAAGAGTATTGAGCAATTTGTTGAAGAACAAAACCATCATTAA
- a CDS encoding DUF3341 domain-containing protein — MAIKKFAVGCYDDEAVLFPAIDKVRNSGFKLHDVYTPFPVHGLDKALGQKDTDLHVAGFIYGITGTCTAVGFMSWIFLSDWPINFAGKPHFSLPAFIPITFELTVLFAAVGMVLTFCYLNQIMPGVKKHVFHPRQTDDLFVVALEISDDDAGEEAINFLKSTGAMETSVQYAESEWWYGRFDKEEEYEKLNPAT; from the coding sequence ATGGCTATAAAGAAATTTGCAGTAGGGTGTTACGATGATGAGGCGGTATTGTTTCCCGCAATAGATAAGGTGCGCAACAGTGGTTTCAAACTACATGATGTGTATACACCTTTCCCTGTTCACGGGTTGGATAAGGCGCTTGGTCAAAAAGATACAGACCTACACGTTGCTGGTTTTATATACGGTATCACTGGTACTTGTACAGCAGTAGGTTTTATGTCATGGATATTTTTGAGCGACTGGCCAATCAATTTTGCCGGTAAACCTCACTTCTCATTACCTGCATTTATTCCTATTACGTTCGAGCTTACAGTATTATTTGCTGCTGTAGGTATGGTATTGACATTCTGTTATTTGAATCAGATAATGCCAGGTGTTAAGAAGCACGTTTTCCACCCACGCCAAACTGATGATTTGTTTGTTGTAGCGTTGGAAATAAGTGACGATGATGCAGGCGAAGAAGCTATCAACTTCTTGAAGTCTACTGGTGCTATGGAAACATCAGTACAATATGCAGAGAGCGAGTGGTGGTACGGACGTTTTGATAAAGAAGAAGAATACGAAAAATTAAATCCGGCAACCTAG
- a CDS encoding cytochrome c — MNKTKSIVIATLVIGLGLTACSSDDTRRNPGKIYAPDMTYSRAYDAYTENPNFTDSQTSRPPVMGTVARGNELPDHLVEGDEEAYKSYTTSLRFTPDEVAEGGRLYNIYCGICHGNKLDGQGPLYTSGKFASMPANLKDAKYKDMKVGTMYAAIKFGKNMMGSYASQLDQKQRWMVIAYIKSVQAEDGGNPFTLGKKEEAMTAMSQEAHDEHAEH; from the coding sequence ATGAATAAGACCAAAAGCATAGTAATTGCGACTTTAGTGATAGGTCTAGGTCTTACGGCTTGTAGCAGCGATGATACTCGTCGTAATCCCGGTAAGATATATGCACCGGATATGACCTACTCACGTGCTTATGATGCTTACACCGAGAATCCAAACTTTACGGATAGCCAAACTAGCCGTCCGCCAGTAATGGGTACAGTAGCAAGAGGCAATGAGTTGCCAGACCATTTGGTTGAAGGAGATGAAGAAGCGTACAAATCGTATACTACGAGCCTACGTTTTACTCCTGATGAAGTAGCAGAAGGTGGCCGTTTGTATAATATTTACTGTGGTATTTGTCATGGTAATAAATTAGATGGTCAAGGTCCTTTATACACTAGCGGTAAGTTTGCCTCTATGCCAGCCAACTTGAAAGATGCTAAGTATAAGGATATGAAAGTGGGTACTATGTATGCAGCTATCAAGTTTGGTAAAAACATGATGGGCTCGTATGCTAGCCAACTTGACCAGAAACAACGTTGGATGGTTATTGCTTACATCAAAAGTGTACAAGCAGAAGATGGTGGTAACCCATTCACTTTAGGTAAGAAAGAAGAAGCAATGACAGCTATGAGTCAAGAGGCTCATGATGAACATGCGGAACATTAA